In the Colletotrichum higginsianum IMI 349063 chromosome 7 map unlocalized unitig_7, whole genome shotgun sequence genome, one interval contains:
- a CDS encoding Ribosomal protein L14 — MGDATIEGSKWRLVEVGRVVLLQGNSPYAGRLATIVEIIDHKRALVDGPSSDAQLAVPRQPISLSNVLLSSLKVEGLPRGARTGTVKKFWAKSEIDAKWKETNWFKRSTQIERRKNLTDFDRFKVLRLKKQRRFEQRKELVKVKAAA; from the exons ATGGGTGACGCTACCATCGAGGGTTCTAAGTGGCGActggtcgaggtcggccgtGTCGTCCTTCTCCAGGGCAACAGCCCCTACGCCGGCCGCCTTGCGACTATCGTCGAGATCATCGACCACAAGCGC GCTCTGGTCGACGGCCCCTCCTCAGACGCTCAGCTCGCCGTCCCCCGCCAGCCCATCTCCCTCTCCAacgtcctcctctcctccctcaaggtcgagggcctTCCCCGCGGCGCCCgcaccggcaccgtcaaGAAGTTCTGGGCCAAGTCCGAGATCGACGCCAAGTGGAAGGAGACCAACTGGTTCAAGCGCAGCACCCAGATCGAGCGGAGAAAGAACCTCACCGACTTCGACCGCTTCAAGGTCCTCCGCCTCAAGAAGCAGCGCCGTTTCGAGCAGCGCAAGGAGCTggtcaaggtcaaggccgcGGCGTAA
- a CDS encoding Lipase translates to MDSLNHLILKGAPHLDPAWLVYEEANLKAPKKTYASPVDRQPVYAGECRQLNARMLAPGAPYHHLSHVSMQQLAAPSSLDGFAIPILRLFNESPEATPNDHGIVVVYYHGGGLCVGEADSEELSCRRIVHDFPGASVYSVGYRLMPAYPASTCVSDSLDAFAHVRSLHPLATKIILLGSSSGGQLAATVSQHAPRGSFHGVVLRCPVTSDGGSALAFVPERLRHAYTSASPAFATSLLGVFGRAVPRDGLERMPLEAGEEELRGMPRTWVQVCSNDTLYSDGVCYAMALREAGIEVRVEVVRGWPHTFWLKAPGLTRAVDAEGEMVEGLRWVLEG, encoded by the coding sequence ATGGACTCGCTAAATCATCTCATCCTCAAAGGGGCCCCCCATCTAGATCCCGCCTGGCTTGTCTATGAAGAAGCGAACCTCAAGGCCCCGAAGAAGACGTACGCCTCGCCGGTCGATCGCCAGCCCGTTTACGCGGGAGAGTGCAGGCAGCTTAACGCCCGCATGCTGGCCCCCGGCGCGCCGTATCATCATCTCTCGCACGTCTCGATGCAGCAACTGGCCGCCCCGTCAAGCCTTGACGGTTTTGCCATTCCGATCCTTCGCTTATTCAACGAAAGCCCCGAGGCGACGCCCAACGACCATGGGATCGTGGTGGTCTACTACCACGGCGGAGGCCTTTGCGTAGGCGAAGCCGACAGCGAAGAGCTCTCCTGCAGACGGATCGTCCACGACTTCCCAGGCGCGTCTGTCTATTCCGTGGGGTACAGGCTCATGCCGGCCTACCCGGCCTCGACGTGCGTATCTGACTCCCTGGACGCCTTCGCCCACGTCCGCTCGCTCCACCCGTTGGCGACGAAGATCATCCTCCTCGGATCCTCGAgcggcggccagctcgccgccaccgtgTCGCAACACGCGCCGCGGGGCAGCTTccacggcgtcgtcctcCGATGTCCCGTGaccagcgacggcggcagcgctCTGGCCTTTGTACCGGAACGTCTCCGGCACGCTTACACCTCCGCATCGCCGGCCTTCGCCACGAGTCTTCTGGGTGTATTTGGGCGCGCCGTACCGAGAGACGGGCTGGAGAGAATGCCGCTCGAggccggggaggaggaactGCGGGGAATGCCGAGGACGTGGGTTCAGGTGTGTAGCAACGACACGCTGTACTCAGACGGAGTCTGTTATGCGATGGCGTTGAGAGAAGCCGGGATCGAGGTCAGGGTTGAGGTTGTGAGGGGGTGGCCGCACACATTTTGGTTGAAGGCGCCCGGGTTGACGAGGGCAGTCGATGCGGAGGGCGAGATGGTGGAGGGCTTGAGATGGGTTCTCGAGGGTTAA
- a CDS encoding Phosphotransferase, translating to MIALIKHHMGLGDQVDYTIVRQNQWIRGNFNVCIPVEVQSSDSCQKLMLRCAMPHKLAEAHNPGSVDEKVGCEVGAYAWIQERCPDVRIPHLYGFGFSDQRHFTHEKQRPLYVRIWHGLRRWFHALVRRPALLSRYTMHASNCHLPTAYMLLEHVGSENSQMLSLTWNKYRGDAVRRKNLFQGISRLIISLSRVPQPRIGSFQFRDDGTVTLTNRPLVCSVMMLENEGTPMTMPRETTYASTEPFVADMLSFHDRRFLRHPNMVYDEEDCRAEMAARLLLRMLAHRYIRHDRRNGPFVLQLDDFHASNVFVDAEWNITSLIDLEWVCALPVERLAVPYWLTGCAIDGIRGDRGEEYNRSREEFMNVFEAEERNVTANVPLLSRTMRETWESGAVWFWQGMMSINAMSTLFTDHICPRFSTRLSSRDEQLLSRFWSEDATEVVAGKVEQYNQYSAELRSLFGRSTATG from the exons ATGATCGCTCTCATCAAGCACCACATGGGCCTGGGCGACCAAGTTGACTACACCATCGTCCGCCAGAACCAGTGGATACGAGGCAACTTCAACGTGTGTATACCCGTCGAAGTGCAGTCGTCAGACTCTTGCCAGAAGCTCATGTTACGTTGCGCCATGCCTCACAAGTTGGCAGAAGCTCATAACCCGGGCAGTGTGGATGAGAAGGTTGGTTGTGAAGTTGGAGCATATGCATGGATCCAAGAGAGATGCCCCGACGTTCGCATCCCGCATCTGTACGGCTTTGGATTTTCTGATCAACGCCAC TTCACTCACGAAAAGCAGCGCCCCCTGTACGTGCGCATATGGCATGGTCTGCGGCGCTGGTTCCATGCTCTCGTGAGACGTCCGGCTCTCCTCTCACGCTACACCATGCATGCATCCAACTGCCACCTGCCCACAGCGTACATGCTTCTCGAGCACGTGGGGTCGGAGAACAGCCAGATGCTCTCCCTCACCTGGAACAAGTATCGAGGAGACGCCGTCCGGAGGAAGAACCTGTTCCAAGGCATATCGCGACTCATTATATCCCTGTCCCGGGTTCCGCAGCCAAGGATCGGGTCTTTTCAGTTCCGCGACGATGGTACCGTCACGCTGACGAACCGTCCCCTGGTCTGCTCCGTCATGATGCTCGAAAACGAAGGCACCCCAATGACCATGCCGCGGGAAACAACATACGCATCCACCGAGCCCTTCGTGGCGGACATGCTCAGCTTCCACGATAGGCGCTTCCTACGCCACCCAAACATGGTttacgacgaggaggactgCCGAGCGGAGATGGCTGCGAGGCTCCTGCTCCGAATGCTCGCGCACCGCTATATCCGGCATGATCGACGAAACGGGCCCTTTGTCCTCCAGCTCGACGACTTTCATGCCAGCAACGTCTTCGTCGACGCGGAGTGGAACATAACCTCCCTCATCGACCTGGAGTGGGTGTGTGCTCTTCCCGTCGAGAGGCTGGCCGTCCCGTACTGGCTGACAGGGTGTGCAATCGACGGCATACGAGGAGACCGCGGTGAGGAATACAACCGCTCCCGGGAGGAGTTCATGAACGTGTTCGAGGCGGAAGAGCGCAATGTTACGGCGAACGTGCCGTTATTATCACGAACCATGCGGGAGACTTGGGAGTCGGGGGCCGTATGGTTCTGGCAGGGCATGATGTCTATCAATGCAATGTCCACCTTGTTCACGGATCACATCTGCCCCAGATTCTCAACCCGCCTCTCTTCCAGAGACGAGCAGTTGCTGTCCAGGTTCTGGTCTGAGGACGCCACCGAAGTGGTTGCGGGCAAAGTCGAGCAGTATAATCAGTATTCAGCTGAACTGAGGAGCTTGTTTGGCAGGAGTACTGCTACAGGATGA
- a CDS encoding ATP synthase subunit D gives MATRSAALKLDWAKVTTSLGLRGQTAASLQAFKQRNEIARRRVQQLSELPTTVDFAHYRSVLKNQAVVDEIEKRFTAFKPATYDVSRQIKAIEAFEVEAVKNAEATKQKVDLELKDLEKTLTNIESARPFEDLTVDDVAAAEPSIDEKTSQLVSKGRWSVPGYKEKFGDLSVL, from the exons ATGGCCACA CGAAGCGCAGCTCTCAAGCTCGACTGGGCCAAGGTCACCACCTCGCTCGGCCTGCGCGGCcagaccgccgcctccctccaGGCCTTCAAGCAGCGCAACGAGatcgcccgccgccgcgtccagCAGCTCTCGGAGCTCCCCACGACCGTCGACTTCGCCCACTACCGCTCCGTCCTCAAGAaccaggccgtcgtcgacgagatcgagaaGCGCTTCACCGCCTTCAAGCCCGCCACCTACGACGTCAGCCGCCAGATTAAGGCCATTGAGGccttcgaggtcgaggccgtcaagaacGCCGAGGCCACCAAGCAGaaggtcgacctcgagctcaAGGACCTTGAGAAGACCCTGACCAACATCGAGTCCGCTCGCCCCTTCGAGGACCTCACTGTC gacgacgtcgccgccgccgagccctCGATCGACGAGAAGACCTCCCAGCTCGTTTCCAAGGGCCGCTGGTCCGTTCCGGGATACAAG GAGAAGTTCGGCGATCTCTCGGTGCTATAG
- a CDS encoding Duf1687 domain containing protein codes for MFRFHKTLDIVTLFHKAGSPASVRAANILKQVSANATAGATEDQASDHSVQTNPQKSRAEFELNITEEPPTADQVKTILEYVGKNRISSIVKGASTEQEALRKFQQNSESFQRPVTVDWNNGKAVVGDSESEILKMLNALNSEKS; via the exons ATGTTCCGCTTC CACAAGACCCTCGACATTGTTACCCTCTTCCACAAGGCGGGCTCTCCCGCCTCCGTGAGAGCCGCCAACATCCTCAAGCAGGTGTCGGCCAACGCGACCGCTGGTGCGACCGAAGACCAGGCCAGCGACCATAGTGTCCAGACGAACCCTCAGAAGTCGCGCGCCGAGTTTGAGCTCAACATTACCGAAGAGCCGCCGACCGCGGACCAGGTCAAGACCATCCTGGAGTATGTTGGAAAGAACAGAATCTCGTCCATTGTGAAGGGCGCGTCGACCGAACAGGAGGCCCTGAGGAAGTTCCAGCAGAACTCTGAGTCCTTCCAGAGACCCGTG ACTGTGGACTGGAACAATGGCAAGGCTGTTGTTGGCGATAGCGAATCCGAGATCCTCAAGATGCTCAACGCTTTGAACAGCGAAAAGAGCTGA
- a CDS encoding NAC domain-containing protein, whose product MILRLLDVHACLHSPSKPYHEVSECATPPSPEVTPGQCQALSQPCRNNGQNVIPPFRPCASALWGSEMGTDCPTVCLPNTPQSAEVLLSAVSVLQTLSIFYDPSFKPQATKYSPTLSRDSLVLNFVNKMANPRVEELPDDETKKVTVEEHEDESSDSEIEGEEAEGLPSGSTAVIHSRNEKKARKALEKLHLTRVQGITRVTLRRPKNILFVINSPEVYKSPNSNTYIVFGEAKIEDLNATAQQAAAQQLAAAGGEHDHAGHSHAEPSKAADAETKKDEEEDDGEEVDAEGIEDKDIELVMTQANVSRKKAIKALKENDNDIVNSIMALSI is encoded by the exons ATGATCTTGAGACTTTTGGACGTGCATGCTTGCTTGCATTCGCCATCGAAACCCTACCACGAAGTCAGCGAGTGTGCTACTCCGCCCAGTCCAGAAGTCACTCCAGGACAATGTCAGGCTCTCTCTCAGCCTTGTAGAAACAATGGGCAGAATGTCATCCCGCCCTTTCGACCTTGCGCGTCTGCACTCTGGGGATCTGAAATGGGGACCGACTGTCCAACTGTCTGCTTACCTAATACACCCCAGTCGGCGGAGGTGCTCCTGTCTGCAGTCAGTGTTCTGCAAACCCTATCAATTTTCTACGATCCCTCCTTCAAACCACAAGCCACCAAATATTCCCCCACGTTGAGTCGAGATTCCCTCGTTCTAAACTTTG TCAACAAAATGGCCAACCCCCGCGTTGAAGAGCTTCCCGATGACGAGACCAAGAAGGTCACCGTCGAGGAGCACGAGGACGAGAGCTCCGACTCCGAgatcgagggcgaggaggctgAGGGCCTTCCCTCCGGCTCCACCGCTGTCATCCACTCCCgcaacgagaagaaggctCGCAAGGCCCTCGAGAAGCTGCACCTGACGAGAGTGCAGGGCATCACCCGCGTCACTCTCCGCCGCCCCAAGAAC atcctcttcgtcatcaaCAGCCCCGAGGTCTACAAGTCTCCTAACAGCAACACCTACAT CGTCTTCGGcgaggccaagatcgaggacCTCAACGCCACTGCCCAGCAGGCTGCCgcccagcagctcgccgctgccggtggTGAGCATGACCACGCCGGCCACAGCCACGCTGAGCCCagcaaggccgccgacgccgagaccaagaaggacgaggaggaggacgacggcgaggaggtcgacgccgagggcatcgaggacaaggacatCGAGCTGGTCATGACCCAGGCCAACGTCAGCCGGAAGaaggccatcaaggccctGAAGGAgaacgacaacgacatcgTCAACTCGATTATGGCACTGAGTATTTAG
- a CDS encoding Nadh-ubiquinone oxidoreductase 105 kDa subunit — protein sequence MEPQVCTTRISNFFMQTGPPATCGISSTSIPRHLSRASPIKSTPIDLTSLPPRLSARPPSRASATPKKTMSSKYAFTKALKEVRFLFCQTGEHSAATRSFITRAYPTMKKNNPQTPILLREAAGTLPKVYARYGLSDKQIEDTVTTLVKNSA from the exons ATGGAACCCCAAGTATGCACAACTCGAATCTCGAATTTCTTTATGCAAACGGGCCCACCTGCAACGTGCGGCATCTCGTCAACTTCAATTCCTCGTCACTTATCCAGAGCCTCCCCAATCAAATCGACTCCAATTGACCTTACCTCTCTCCCCCCACGTCTGTCCGCCCGTCCGCCCTCTCGCGCAAGCGCAACACCAAAAAAGACGATGTCGAGCAAGTACGCTTTCACAAAGGCCCTCAAGGAGGTGCGCTTCCTCTTCTGCCAGACGGGCGAGCACAGCGCCGCGACCCG CTCCTTCATCACGAGGGCTTACCCTacgatgaagaagaacaacCCTCAGACCCCGATCCTCctgcgcgaggccgccggcacgCTACCCAAGGTCTACGCGAGATACG GCCTTTCGGACAAGCAGATCGAGGACACAGTCACAACCTTGGTCAAGAACTCCGCATGA
- a CDS encoding Cbr-clec-223 protein — MPFTTGSNGETQPYYGPVGPSAPLVLPAPERHQQRPQQPVKLTPKKPTGNSVLNDGGNAPVQSSMSATGGTRVQSAAYQRAALDVNSSYRPNGKRNATASSSFDQGVRQGSLLGPARSETGQNAPQEQLQTPSASKAIGSGQSQPQGEPKGWEKIPHADDSIHGPVFRRSPTKDNRPRSYSRVSTKADYYCTNQHPKTAHKYFYTPCSCNKCEERERSVYVQLKPILRMASGVLLSKIHEIMSQWGEVEHVSQLPLAEHTADFACFFVRFKDGSRVREISAMDDFKSNVVDSMIRTGAMHHTKYGEDMLEDHRRDNEQIGSTNQTGSYQPAWKGQSSGFGQTQLPHNRRDSRAQVSLEQYMKPSRQPSQANVATSHGSSTPLPEKDPRKVAGLIGEAKTIGNLWTKRASAAVPQTSAEAESQSKPPSEDIIPDIEQTNQSSSPRAPVSSSGKSVNKAIVVNLPTTPQKPKANTSTHVSASDENTTPTNTMAFTPKGSEASVKPVKMVPCTSTATDCEVSPSYGQKKKLQTPSDQAPGAKSTAEKSDPSQSESPPPDKGKYRKVFSQKDDHSIEVFDARVLNVAAKEPQSAVDSSSIEEHPVEQANELTRAGHELDSLIDLSRDQEAVGTTVAVESSTKKKNKKSKKKKKTASADQGEASNVQQTVNDGAINSADQQDPEASMPLTTEIVEDNEPATLREVMAKAKRIVGGMGAKPGSANQTAIEIPTNVVQQDAEPFVAGTTEKPESEVPNNTAKGEQIARTECNEPQQSTEKSDVPETATKTFRANAGGSLRMPKTRKKQPAQLQLAGPSASEGAILKDLMHLELWIMDFLLLRAPRFSVLSQARKIALAMGRL, encoded by the exons ATGCCGTTCACGACGGGTTCCAACGGCGAGACGCAGCCCTACTATGGCCCTGTTGGACCATCCGCGCCTCTTGTCCTGCCTGCGCCCGAACGTCATCAGCAACGTCCCCAGCAACCGGTTAAGCTGACTCCGAAGAAACCTACAGGAAATTCCGTCTTGAATGATGGAGGCAACGCGCCAGTTCAGAGCTCCATGTCCGCGACGGGTGGCACACGTGTGCAGTCTGCAGCTTACCAAAGAGCGGCTTTGGATGTCAACTCTTCCTACAGGCCTAACGGGAAGCGGAATGCAACTGCCAGTTCTTCGTTCGATCAAGGAGTTAGGCAGGGCTCGCTCTTGGGCCCTGCACGCTCCGAAACTGGTCAAAATGCGCCGCAAGAGCAGCTGCAGACCCCAAGTGCATCGAAAGCGATAGGCAGCGGTCAGTCACAGCCTCAAGGCGAACCCAAAGGCTGGGAGAAGATCCCGCACGCTGATGACTCAATCCACGGCCCAGTGTTCCGCCGATCTCCAACCAAGGACAACAGACCTCGCTCATACTCCAGGGTATCGACCAAAGCAGACTACTACTGCACAAACCAACATCCCAAGACTGCCCACAAGTATTTTTACACGCCTTGTTCTTGTAACAAGTGTGAGGAACGCGAACGCTCTGTGTATGTTCAGCTGAAACCAATCCTGCGAATGGCTTCGGGCGTCCTCCTGAGCAAGATCCATGAGATCATGTCCCAGTGGGGAGAGGTTGAACATGTCTCCCAGTTACCACTAGCGGAGCATACCGCAGACTTCGCTTGCTTCTTTGTCAG ATTCAAGGATGGCTCAAGGGTAAGAGAGATCTCGGCCATGGATGACTTCAAGAGCAACGTGGTGGATTCCATGATCAGGACTGGCGCGATGCACCATACAAAGTATGGCGAAGACATGCTTGAAGACCACAGGCGCGACAACGAGCAGATCGGCTCGACAAACCAAACTGGTTCATATCAGCCAGCGTGGAAAGGTCAGTCGAGCGGCTTTGGACAGACCCAGCTTCCGCATAACCGCCGCGACTCGAGGGCACAGGTGTCCTTGGAGCAGTACATGAAGCCTTCGCGTCAGCCGTCGCAGGCCAACGTTGCGACGAGCCATGGCTCATCAACTCCGCTGCCCGAGAAGGACCCGCGAAAGGTAGCTGGGCTGATCGGAGAAGCCAAAACGATTGGAAACTTGTGGACCAAGCGCGCTTCCGCAGCGGTGCCTCAAACTTCTGCCGAAGCCGAGTCTCAGTCCAAGCCACCTTCTGAAGACATTATCCCAGATATAGAGCAGACAAACCAGTCTTCCAGCCCTCGTGCTCCCGTGAGCAGTTCGGGCAAGAGCGTCAACAAAGCCATTGTGGTCAATTTGCCGACCACGCCGCAGAAACCCAAGGCTAACACGAGCACACATGTATCCGCATCCGACGAGAACACCACGCCTACAAACACGATGGCTTTCACTCCTAAGGGCAGCGAAGCATCTGTGAAGCCAGTCAAGATGGTTCCTTGTACATCAACCGCCACTGACTGCGAGGTTTCACCCTCGTATGGACAGAAGAAAAAGTTGCAAACGCCTAGCGACCAGGCTCCTGGCGCAAAGTCCACCGCCGAGAAGAGTGATCCGTCTCAATCGGAGAGCCCTCCCCCCGACAAGGGCAAGTACAGAAAGGTTTTCTCGCAGAAAGATGACCACAGCATCGAGGTTTTCGACGCGCGAGTGCTCAACGTTGCCGCAAAGGAGCCCCAATCGGCTGTCGATAGCTCGAGTATAGAAGAGCACCCCGTTGAGCAAGCAAACGAGCTCACGCGCGCCGGCCACGAGCTTGACAGTTTGATCGATTTGAGTCGGGACCAGGAGGCTGTTGGCACGACTGTTGCTGTCGAGAGCtccaccaagaagaagaacaagaagtccaagaagaagaagaagaccgcTTCCGCGGACCAAGGTGAGGCAAGCAATGTACAGCAGACTGTAAACGACGGCGCCATCAACAGCGCAGACCAACAAGACCCAGAAGCCTCGATGCCACTCACCACCGAGATAGTAGAGGATAATGAGCCTGCAACCCTCAGAGAAGTCATGGCCAAGGCAAAGCGGATAGTTGGAGGGATGGGTGCCAAACCAGGCAGTGCGAACCAAACTGCCATCGAAATCCCTACGAATGTTGTCCAGCAAGACGCGGAGCCATTTGTCGCTGGAACAACGGAGAAGCCCGAGTCGGAAGTTCCGAACAACACCGCAAAGGGCGAACAGATCGCCAGGACAGAGTGCAATGAGCCACAGCAGTCAACCGAGAAGTCTGATGTTCCAGAGACTGCCACCAAAACTTTCCGGGCGAATGCTGGCGGATCGTTGCGAATGCCCAAGACTCGGAAGAAGCAACCTGCCCAGTTGCAACTCGCTGGCCCATCCGCTTCCGAAGGCGCA ATACTGAAGGACTTGATGCACCTCGAACTTTGGATAATGGACTTCCTTCTGCTACGAGCACCGCGCTTTTCAGTTCTATCACAGGCCAGGAAAATCGCTCTAGCGATGGGTCGCCTGTGA
- a CDS encoding Upf0041 domain protein produces the protein MAPANNFFKAARPAFRQQVFAGAQIRNAFRTSQFRSQFRESSKRWQSSTASEAQVSWFKRMWDSPIGLKTVHFCDTQNLQWALVLAGVADFARPAEKLSLTQNGALTATGIIWTRWCLIIKPKNYLLAAVNFFLGAVGVIQCTRILLWQSSQKKSAGELAQEVKEDVKEAVSS, from the exons ATGGCCCCCGCCAACAACTTCTTCAAGGCCGCGCGCCCGGCCTTCCGCCAGCAGgtcttcgccggcgcccagATCCGCAACGCCTTCCGCACCTCCCAGTTCCGCTCTCAGTTTCGCGAGAGCTCCAAGAGATGGCAGAGCTCGACCGCCTCCGAGGCCCAGGTTAGCTGGTTCAAGCGCATGTGGGACAGCCCCATCGGCCTCAAGACTGTGCACTTCTG CGACACACAAAACCTACAGTGggctctcgtcctcgccggtgTTGCCGACTTCGCCCGTCCCGCCGAGAAGCTGTCCCTGACCCAGAACGGTGCCCTGACGGCTACCGGTATCATCTGGACCCGCTGGTGCCTGATCATCAAGCCCAAGAACTATCT cctcgccgccgtcaactTCTTCCTCGGTGCCGTCGGTGTTATCCAGTGCACCCGTATCCTCTTGTGGCAATCATCTCAGAAGAAGAGCGCTGGCGAGCTCGCCCAGGAGGTCAAGGAGGATGTCAAGGAGGCCGTCTCCTCCTAA
- a CDS encoding Oxoglutarate iron-dependent oxygenase: MATNYRDTLAYKLLFDTGMLPDDLFPNFDRIGGNGEYSSPRNTGSKQCVSDFVSCFEAPSEIYRLYGKSAFGTREAIMALDSELSLGSKDPMHEVISEEDTSVVTNTHYLRLAHKLFDFYNLPGNLTQGRATWEATLMPVGRTYFDPEKQAHVQVTIRPDIVYGVKLPGTDLDFGQANYCFSFRTQFAAMGDLDFLIFFQFYRMVILPDDTPLDVWRRGHGGVFHFTVLDQHQNALKPACYHGFLLSTWEPDGNLLLDISVYSPSDSGHWFKYLTFGPDISSSECDLDRYIQKPILSEFDDSQHGWIAGSQESPPTDLAIHRVFDEVMGEGPFDNDEQENQWWLQLPLVPAVTGVLLRQQTRRRWKPKALSLMFTRLPGLQEIHYEPWREWDNTLQRWTDELPTTFYDCEPIRIPTPDVSRTLASSSLGLEHLSASFVVDAGYFFHAFKPSWKWPNLISLALTSQLLAPGESTIVIDDMLQRAAKVAMKMPNLQTMEIWNGRKGLAALFKYQSIGYGGYGQPAEITWRGTWDYALHPYVIRAWEAVALKHRANGCVTVKELLDVGVVKSHGDAIYYLNPSNTVIRPLSFQQIRLEQRIIEGAYDW; encoded by the exons ATGGCTACCAATTACAGAGACACCTTGGCCTATAAGCTCCTCTTCGACACTGGGATGCTTCCCGATGACCTATTTCCGAATTTCGATCGCATTGGCGGAAATGGGGAATACTCATCACCAAGAAACACCGGTTCAAAACAGTGTGTCAGCGATTTTGTGAGCTGTTTTGAAGCGCCTAGTGAGATCTATCGTCTCTACGGCAAATCAGCCTTTGGCACCAGAGAAGCCATTATGGCCCTCGATTCCGAACTGTCATTGGGAAGCAAAGATCCAATGCATGAGGTCATTTCAGAAGAAGACACTTCAGTCGTCACGAACACGCATTACCTCCGCCTCGCTCACAAGCTCTTCGATTTCTACAACCTCCCCGGCAACCTTACTCAGGGTCGAGCCACATGGGAGGCAACTCTCATGCCTGTCGGACGTACCTACTTTGACCCAGAAAAGCAGGCCCATGTACAGGTCACCATCCGACCAGACATCGTGTATGGCGTCAAGCTTCCCGGAACAGATCTCGACTTTGGTCAGG CAAACTATTGCTTCTCGTTCCGCACCCAATTCGCTGCGATGGGGGACCTCGACTTCCTTATCTTCTTCCAGTTTTACCGCATGGTAATCCTCCCAGACGACACGCCCCTCGACGTATGGCGTCGTGGACACGGGGGCGTGTTCCATTTCACGGTCCTTGATCAGCATCAGAATGCCCTCAAGCCCGCATGTTACCACGGCTTCCT TCTCAGCACATGGGAGCCAGATGGCAACCTTCTGCTTGATATCAGCGTTTACTCGCCCAGTGACTCAGGACATTGGTTCAAATATCTGACCTTTGGGCCGGATATTTCTTCTAGCGAATGCGACCTGGACCGATACATACAGAAGCCGATTCTGTCCGAATTTGACGACAGCCAGCACGGTTGGATTGCTGGCAGTCAAGAATCACCACCGACCGATTTAGCTATCCACAGAGTTTTCGATGAAGTCATGGGCGAGGGGCCATTCGATAACGACGAACAGGAAAACCAATGGTGGCTCCAACTACCATTGGTTCCCGCAGTAACCGGTGTGCTTCTACGTCAACAGACCCGCCGGCGATGGAAGCCGAAAGCACTGTCACTGATGTTTACTCGTCTTCCTGGACTCCAGGAAATCCACTACGAGCCATGGAGGGAGTGGGACAATACTCTGCAGCGGTGGACGGATGAAT TACCCACGACGTTTTACGATTGCGAGCCTATTCGAATCCCGACCCCGGATGTCAGCCGGACGCTCGCTAGTTCCAGTCTTGGGCTTGAGCACCTTTCGGCATCGTTTGTAGTGGACGCTGGCTATTTCTTCCATGCTTTCAAACCTTCCTGGAAGTGGCCCAACCTGATTTCGCTTGCGCTGACCTCGCAGCTGCTTGCGCCCGGTGAGAGCACGATCGTGATTGATGATATGCTGCAAAGAGCGGCAAAAGTGGCCATGAAAATGCCAAATCTTCAAACAATGGAGATATGGAACGGACGAAAGGGATTGGCAGCACTCTTCAAATACCAGTCAATTGGTTATGGTGGCTATGGACAGCCTGCCGAGATAACCTGGAGAGGAACATGGGATTATGCATTGCACCCTTATGTGATCCGGGCTTGGGAAGCAGTCGCACTGAAGCATCGTGCAAATGGATGTGTTACTGTCAAGGAGCTCCTggatgttggtgttgttAAGTCCCATGGTGATGCGATTTATTATTTGAATCCCTCGAACACTGTAATTCGCCCCCTTTCATTTCAGCAGATTCGGTTAGAGCAGAGGATTATTGAGGGTGCGTATGACTGGTAG